The Salmo salar chromosome ssa04, Ssal_v3.1, whole genome shotgun sequence genomic sequence ATCGCGCCGCCTCAAAAGCTAGCTAACGAGGCGACGCAAGCGGGACACTTAAGGGCCGAGGAGTACGTTTCACACTTCCCCATGTGCTACACGCGCatgttccatatgtttgatatgaTGCAGTAGCGTGCcggttgtttatgtgtgtgtgtgtgtgtgtgtgtgtgtgtgtgtcctcagggcCGTTGAGGAGGATGAGCGCCTGGAGCGAGGGCTGGAGCTCAGACGCAGGAAGTTCAGCAACAAAGACAAGTGTGTGCTGCAGTGAGAGAAGGGACGACAATGACGAATACCAACCCATCCAGGAACTAAACCTCCACAATCCCTGCTTTCTACCAAGCTCTCACTCACTCAGCATCCTACAGTATGAAACAAGCCTAGGAACCTGCCACCCCAGCAACAAATCCAAAGCCCTCTGCACCGATGGGATGATTGTCAAGCAGTGTTTTCTCTCCTTTAACTGGGATTTTGGGACTGGTCATTAATGATCGATTACGTCCCCTGGGATGCTGGAGCTGTGTGCCTTCCCCTTTGGAGATACTTGAACCAAATTTCCCCCTGTACTGTGAAGGTCCCTCATCCATTTAAAACGTTTGATTGAAAAAACGAGGACCTCTACAGTTGTCAGTCAATATGCCTTACTCTGTCATTCAGTAGACAGAAAGTCCACTGTACTAacagatgtgtgtgtatatactatTAGCCCACCATGAAGATAATTGGTTCCATAATTAAGTGCCTACTCTCACATCTGTAAACATCTCATTGATCTTATCTGGTTCAACAATATAGGATAATCAACTATATTAGATAGTTTGCGCTTTGCCTTAATGCTTTGGTGGAACTGGCTATTAAAAGAACGGTCTGGTGGTTTCGCGCACAATATTAAAAGGGTTCTGTATACAGAAGGACTGACCATTCTGTGTTTTACTTTGGACCCAGATGTTTGACGAAAGACTCAAGTTTGTGAGAGTACCACGTATTGTTGTCTTCTGGTAGAgatgtattttcaattttcaaTCCTACTTTTATTTATGGTTTGGAGATTTGCATGAGATATGTTTGGGGTTAGGTGTGTGTCATATTGAACATATATGAACAGTCAATCAATCTACCCAGAAATGAAAGAAAAAGAGAACAGTGAACAAACGTGAAACTTTAGTTGTAGAGAGAAGCTAGTATCCTACTTGGAATACATACAGGACAATAAATACCATCCTGTAAATATTAATATTTATACTCTGTTATAACCTGGCACTGCAGTTCTTTTCCTGTTTATTTTTTAGCAAAGACCTTTAGTTTCACATTTCTATTATCACAGATGATGAGTTACTAACCACTGGTAGAACGGAAAATGTAATGACATATTACTTTGTCCCCAGCCTCTTTTTAAAAAGGACATTCGAACACGATATGTTTTGTTTAAACCAGTGAAtgataaataatacatttttgaagTTCAAAAAGATAATTGGGAGTTTGTTTGAATAAGTTTCCTCTAATTTGTTGTCATATCTTATGTGGTACTTGTTCACATTTCTCAATATCTATATTATCGTGATCGTGcgctattatactgaacaaaatataaactcaacatgcaacaatttcaaagattttactgagttgcagttcatagaaggaaatcggtcaattgaaataaattcattaggccctaatctatggatttcacatgacgggGCAGGGGGTGCAGCCATGGGCGGGCTTGGGGGGGCATAGGCCcaaccacttgggagccaggcacacctactggggagccaggcccagccaatcagaatgagtttttccccacaaaagggctttattacagacagaaatacatcagctgtctgggtggctggtctcagacgatcctgcaggaaaagaagccggatgtggaggtcctgggctggcggggTTTCACatggtctacggttgtgaggctggttggacatattgccaaattctctaaaacgacgttggagacggcttatggttgagaaattaacattgaattctctggcaacagctctggtggacattcctgcagtcatgcATGACAATTGCActttccctcaaaacttgagacatttgtggcattgcgttgtgtgacaatactgcacattttagagtggccttttattgcccccagcacaaggtggacctgtgtaatgattatgcagtttaatcatcttcttgatatgccacacctgtcaggtggatgaattatcttgtcaaatgagaaatgctcagtaacagggatgtaaacaaatttgtgcctcCTTTGGTAAGAACGTGTCAGTGTACTGTTACAGGCCACATTTGAATCCCAGAGCCAGCTGAACCGAGGGCTTTTGGCTGAACTACATTTCCCACCTGTGTAGGACCACAATTTGACGTCATCACTCAATGACACCTGCGCACAGTGCCGCAAAAGACCAGGGAAGACAAGtaaaaagggagacagagaggaaaacaaCACGCGAAAGAAAGGAATGTGTATCAACCAACAAAACGAATTCTAGTCTCTGAACACTTACACACCGAACCAACAACCTTTACGCAGCCTCCTGGCTCGTGAATTTGTAGAACAATTTGCCAAACGCGGTTTGTGGAGCTAGCTAACGTCGTTAACAAGTATTCTTTCTTCCTACGCGTTAGCAAcgcagctaactagctaccaagagGATACGCGTGTGACCCAGACAAGAGCCAAGAAAACACGTATTTTGGACACACCATGAATCCTGAATAGTGAGTGAAGTTTGATATTTAGTTGTTTTTGTTAGCTCCATGTCCAGTAACCGCGGATGACGAGACGTGGCTAGCTAACTCAAACGCTTAACAAAATATATTGCGTCATCACTTGTTTACATATTTGTTCGGAACATCTGCTATGATACCGGGTTGTTTTACATGGTAGCTACAATGTTGTCATCATCATACCAATAGCTATGTTGACATCAAGTTGCATAAGATTGTTGATCTAACGTTGGTTAGCTAGTTTGTTGAATGAACCAATGAATTGGAGTGGGGATATGGGTCTAGtcaactttctctctcttttacgtTTTCCTCTTGGACATTTCATTGTACACCCTTGCAGCTGTAGTTAGCTAGAATAACATAATTTCAGATGGAAATGACAGCATTGCGTATAAGCTAGCCTAACTCGCCAGAGACCTAAATGAAAGTCAATGCTGGCGGTTTGATAGAATAGATATGTTAGTCTCTAACCGTTATTTGATAGCCTCTAACCTGGTTTTCCCCGTAGTGACTACCTGTTCAAGCTGCTTCTGATTGGCGATTCAGGGGTGGGCAAGTCTTGCCTCCTGCTTCGATTTGCGGTAAAAACTATCAGTGTTATTGGCATGTTGATCAGTTTTCAGCTTTCAATCGACGTTTGGATACTGTGTGTCTGTGCGAGTTTGTtgatatatgtttttttttttttattgtacatTTCAGGATGACACCTACACGGAAAGTTACATAAGCACCATCGGCGTGGACTTCAAAATCCGAACTATTGAATTGGACGGCAAGACTATCAAACTACAGATTGTGAGTTGAATCCAGCACACCTGGCAGCTGTCGGGAAGTGTCATCTCATTTCATGCTTGCAGCCATGTGGTGTTTTAGCTAATTAACGTCTTGTTTTTCTTGTCTTTCTTGTCTAATGTCTGTAGTGGGACACTGCTGGTCAGGAGCGGTTTCGCACCATCACCTCCAGCTATTACAGAGGAGCCCATGGTATCATCGTTGTCTATGATGTAACAGATCAGGTTAGTGACGCCCCTCCGCAAAGGAGATTCATTGACATCTATGAGTTAACGTTTATTTATTGACCACACATAACTGAGGTATTTTCTAGGAGTCTTACAACAATATAAAGCAGTGGCTGCAGGAAATCGACCGCTATGCCAGCGAAAATGTCAACAAGCTGCTGGTGGGTAACAAGTGTGACCTCACCACCAAGAAAGTAGTAGACTATACAACAGCCAAGGTGAGTCCACAGGAAACATGCGGAATCGGATACAGATGAACCACAGTATTTGAATAAAGTGTACTATAGCCGACATGCTGAATTATCAACTCTTAGGACACACTGTGTTTTACTTGCAATGGAAGCACCCTACTACTGCAGTCAGACTGGTTATTGACATCTGTCTCACCCTCCTCAAACAGGAATTTGCTGACTCCCTATCCATCCCCTTCCTCGAGACCAGTGCTAAGAACGCAACCAACGTGGAGCAATCCTTCATGACCATGGCGGCCGAGATTAAGAAGCGCATGGGGCCCGGGGCCACGACAGGAGGAGACAAGCCCAACCTGAAGATTGATAGCACCCCAGTAAGGCAGTCTGGAGGAGGATGCTGTTAGGACTGCCCTGccccctcctctcacctccaGAGGCCCAGGGGTAGAGTGACAGTACTGGGGTGGAGCTGACAGAACAGAAAAATatggtgatggaggtggtgggaTCTTCAAGAACTGActgacttttttttattttttttcccatCTTGACCTATGCCCATAATTAAGTGAGAAGGGTTTGTGCCCAAggagcagcccccccccccccccaacactctTTTATTCACCAATATGCACAGAATTGGAAACATCTTTGAAAAATGTGGTTGGCGTTGTAAGGCATGAAAAATGTTTTTAGCTAATCCAGCACTAATCCAGTATCTATCTGTAACACTGGCTGTTtaaacacacactcgcacacaagtGGTCGAAAGAAATCATGGATGTTCTTTCAACTATGGCTGACTACATAACTATCCTTTATGGCCTTTGTGGTTCCTAGTCAGACTGCTGATCGTTGATGGTGAGAAGGTGAAATAAGAGGATCAGTGTGACAGTTAAACCAGAGGCTTTATGGACACACTCCAGaggaaaaatagtgaagacaagCGCCGTTTGTATCATCTGTCCTTTCGGGAATTGACATTCCCAAAAGTTGTCATTGGGCCCATGTGCATAATATAGAGGTTGTAATAGGGTTgctgtggaggagaaagagaagatagGGTGAAGTAAATAACAGGCTTTCTATCAAAACAAAGTTCACAAAGTGGGGACAACATGGCAAATGTAAATCTGCAATCACGGCGTCGACATCTTTGTCTGTTTGAATTTTCGTTATATAACACTATTATTACATGGTGGTTGTACTACTgtgattttgttttgttttgattcTCTTTTTTAATCTAGAAAGTGTGTAAGCAATACGTATGTTATTGCTGTTTGATGAATGAGAGCATAACCGAAGGTCAACAGCATTTGGTTCTTTCTGTCTGGAGTGGTAGCTAGCTGGCTGTAAACATCAGGCGTTTTCAGGCATGTCCAATCCTTTAGCGTTGAGTTTGATCTCAAGTCACAATGCTCCTGTACCATCAGAACTTTTACATGCTCACTATAATACCGTATGGACACCCTCTGGTTGATGATAAGGTAACATGTATTATTACAGTACTGGCTCATGCCATTAGTCACCATGGTCCAGCATTGCAACAAGGTTTGGATATTTGTTAGACAATATTTTGGGGAGAGTATGGCACATTACGTAGCCTACCACAGTTAGCTTTTGAGTGTATTGTTTTCACGTTTAACTGCTTGCTCAAACTTTCATTTCGGATATGTCTAGTCTAATGACATGTttcgggggaaagagagagaatggaccTCAGAGAAAAATCACCAGTGTCTGAAATTCGTATGGGATTTCAAACAAGAGGAACACTTTTGCTTTCCTGAGTAAATACTGTAGAGCTGATGACTGTCTGGGAATTCCACTTCCTTAAGCATCACCATTGATATCCTTGCCTTTTTGATAAAGAAGTGTCTTGCGGTTGGTTTGTAAACACACCAGGAAAAggttgctgggtttttccattTAGTGAAATTTGACCCATTTAAATAGTTGTCAGGCAGATGAGGCTTCCTTAATATATTCTCTCTGGTTTACATTTCTCCTTTAAATGACAAATAGATGATTTCTAATCCACTAATTCAATCATTTGGCTTTTGGTCAGGGAAGCGATATAATGGAAAGATTGCGGCATGATGGTTATTTCTTCTTTGCTGTGGACAATGTAACATGCTCTTAATGCCCAGAAGATATTGGGAGTCCATAGTAATAAAGTATATTGTTATTATTGCCATTATTGTGTGTTCACTGTGTATCTGTTTTGTACATATTTTTCAGATGAATGTGTGATACCTGTAATGACCAGTAGAGGTCAGAGTtattgccaaaataaaggaaacactggaGTAAATTAGGAATACAAAGTCTATTGAAAGCAGGCGGTTCCTGAGTCAATTAAGCAGTTAACATCCCATCCTGCTGAGGGTcctgtataaaaatgcccagttgcccattattttggctaccatggcaaaAGATGTCTACTTTGagagaggggtctcaaaggagtatAGGGggtttaacgtgtgtgtgtgccagtcaccagatctcaacgcAGTTGAAGACTAATGGGAGATTCTGGAACGAAGCCTGAGACagggttttccaccaccatcaacaaaacaccaaatggtgGAGTTTCTCGAGGAAGAAAGTCGTAtcactccaatagagttccagacacttgtagaatctatgccaaggattgagctgttctgggggctcgtggtggcccactgccctattaagacactttatgttggtgtttcctttattttggcagttacctgtatgtggcgGAGCAAGCTACAGGACCAACTGGTACCTGTGTGGACTGGGTCAGAGTTATCTGTCCATAGTGTAATATTGTGTAGtattcagtgtttcccctatatgcatTTAGCTAAATCGTTGCCGGCACTGGGGGAAAAAAAGGTATATATTTGTTATAATGTAGACGTATAGATGTATGGCCCAGGAAGACTCCATTCTCACCATAGCATTGCGCCCGTTTTACATTCTACTTCccaccaggggcgcaactttagTTTTAGAAGTGGAGGTTGGATAAACAGGCGTACGCATGGTCCTGAAGTACACCGTTggctcgttttgtatcacattccaatgatgaaaatgcaatttcagaatcaTGTCCCCCCCCATCcgcagtgaaagttgcgcccctgcttcCCACACTAATAAATATGAAAGTATGAAACCATGCTATTTTACAACAGTCTAAATCTGAAACATTAGTCAGGGTGATATTTACTGGTACAGTAGGATCTGCTGTAGCCTATGACATTCTCAGCTGCATTTTGATCCCTCAAGTTCAATCCTAAATGTCTTCTTCTTGCTCCCCTGACCCAGTCAGCTATGGAAAACCCCACAGAAATTAAATCAGGCCTTGGTGAGTTTGATCAAGCATGCATAAGCGTCAATATGTCTGTTGGCATGCTCctgttagtgttggtgtgtaagTTCTCCAGAGTTGGCCTGGTGTTAGTGAGTCTGTGCAGTGTGTCGGTGTTGATATGACCATGAGTGCATGTGTTTGTTGTACCCATCTCGATACTCACCCTGCTGCAGACCCCCAGGTCCTGGGCGGGTGTGTGGGGGGAACCTGGTGTGGCTGAGGAACCAGGTGGTGGCACCACTGACTGAGGAACTTGTGTTCCGGGCCTGTATGCTGCCCATGCTAGTGCCCTGCACTGGACCCACCACTGCCATCTTCATCGTTCCTCTCTTCTTTGGCGTGGGTAGAGCAATGAAACTTATAGACATTAGTAGACTGCTTCACATTTCCACCATTAATACTGTGCCCATCTCTGTTTCACATCAACCATTGCAGCCCATTTCCACCATGTTATTGAACAGCTGCACCTCAAAGAAGACACTTTGGCAGTTATCCTGCTCTCTGCACGTAAGGCGAACAGTTACAGAAGCCTTGAAACCAGACACGTTTAATACACGCATGGACTTCAAAAcacaaatatacagtgccttcggaaagtattcagactccttgactttttcccaaaaattttacgttacagccttattctaaaattgattaaattaatgtttttcctcatcaatctgcacacaataccccataatgacaaagtggaaacaggtttttagagattttagcaaatgtattagaaataaaaaaacagaaatgccttatttacataagtattcagaccctttgctatgggactcaggctcaggtgcatcctgtagtccacaatcatctcctttgtcttgatcacgttgagggagaggttattgtactggcaccacacggccaggtctctgacctcctccctataggctgtctcgttgttgttggtgaacttaatgatggtgttggagtcatgcctggccgtgcagtcatgagtgaacagggagtacaggagggggctgagcacgaacccctgaggggcccctgtgttgaggatcagtgtggcagatgtgttgttacctacccttaccacctgggggcggcccgacaggaagtccaggatccagttgcagagggaggtgtttagtcccaggctagcttattgatgagctttgagggcactatggtgttgaatgctgagctgtagtcaatgaacagcattctcacataggtgttccttttttccaggtgggaaagggcagtgtggagtgcaatagagattgcatcatctgtggatctgttggggcggtatgcaaattggagtgggtctagggtttctgggataatggtgttgatgtgagccatgaccagcctttcagagCATTTCATGGCtccagatgtgagtgctacgggtcggtagtcatttaggcaggttaccttagtgttcttgtgcacagggactatggtggtctgcttagaACATGTtaatattacagactcagacagggagaggttgaaaatggcaatgaagacacttgccagttggtcagtgcatgctctgagtacacgttctggtaatcagtctggccttgtgaacgttgacctgtttgaaggtcttactcaacgtctacggagagtgtgatcacacagtcgtccggaacagctgattctctcatgcatgtttctgtgttacttgcctcaaagcgagcatagaagtaatttagctcgtctggtaggctcgcgtcactgggcagctctcggctgtgcttcccattgtagtctgtaatagtttgcaagccctgccacatccgacgagcgtcggagccggtgtagtacgattccatcttagtcctgtattgacgctttgcctgtttgatggttcgtccgagggcatagagggatttcttataagcttccgcgttaagagtcccgctccttgaaagcggcagctctagcctttagctcagtgagtgCAATCTTGTATGTCCGCAGTGAGAGACAGCTGGGCTGTTTCTGAATCTACGTCTTGCATGCTCCCTTTTCTTGGTCAGAACCTTAATGTTTTCCCTTCGCGGGCTCTTGAGTCAGACATTCCAAAACAATTTCTACCATCTCCATCCTGTGGCCTCATATTCCACTGAAATGTACTAGTGAGTTTAGCCCATTACGCTGTTAAAACTATACACATGGTCATGTGTAATCCAGCTCCCAGTATGACCTTTGCTCAAAAAAGACTGTTTTCTACTTGGAATATTTATGTTTTGTCTCCAGAGTATTTTAAATGCCAATAACAAATCCATTCAGCTCGTTCAGTAGCTGTTTCATACATATGGTTGTTGGTACATTCCCCTGACACACCTTAGTGGGGAACAATGTAAGGTTTTACTGTCTGAACAGGGGACAGAGTTTTTAGCACAGCTTTAGCACAGTGGGAGGTGTCAACTCAGAGAGAGAACATACTAAGATCAATGGCTAAATAGTTTTCTAACCTAGATTGCCTTAAATTGCCAAAACGGTCTGTGAATACTGGCTTTGCAGCCCTAAAATGGTTCTCCAGTTGTATATTTCTGCCCCTGCGTCCCCCTAATCCTGCTCATTATAGAAATCTAAATCAAAGTTTATtcgtcacgtgcgccgaatacaacagtgaaatacttacttacaggctctaaccaatagtgcaaaaaaaggtattaggtgaacaataggtaagtaaagaagtaaaaagagtgaaaaataacagtagcgaggctataaaagtagcgaggctacatacagacaccggttagtcaggctgattgaggtagtatgtagatatggataagtgactatgcatatatgatgaacagagagtagcagtagcataaaggAGGGGTTGGGCGGGTGGtgggcgggacacaatgcagatagcccggttagccaatgtgcgggaacactggttggtcgggccaattgaggtagtatgtacatgaatgtatagttaaagtgactatgtaaatatgataaacagagagtagcagcagcgtaaaaagaggggttgggggggcacactatggaaatagtctgggtagccatttgattacctgttcaggagtcttatggcttgggggtaaaaactgttgagaagcgtTTTTGTCCTAGacgtggcactccggtaccacttgccatgcggtagtagagagaacagtctatgactggggtggctggggtctttgacaatttttagggccttcctctgataccacctggtgtagaggtcctggatggcaggaagcttggccccagtgatgtactgggccatacgcactaccctctgtagtgccttgaagtcggaggccgagcaattgccgtaccaggcagtgatgcaaccagtcaggatgctctcgatgttgcaagCTGTAGAAACTttcgaggatctgaggacccatgccaaatctttttagtttcctgagggggaataggctttgtcgtgccctcttcacgactgtcttggtgtatttggaccattctagtttgtcgatgagaatgggagcgtgctcggtcctccttttcctgtagtccacaatcatctccttagtcttggttcattgagggagaggttgttattctggcaccacacggccaggtctctgacctcctccctacaggctgtctcgtcgttatcggtgatcaggcctaccactgttgtgtcgtctgcaaacttaatgatgctgttggagtcgtgcctggccatgcagtcgtgggtgaacagggagtacaggaggggactgagcacgcacccctggggggttccagtgctgaggatcagcgtggcagatgtgttgctacctaccctcaccacctggaggcggcccgtcaggaagtccaggatccagttgcagagggaggtatttagtcagTGTGGACCACTGTGCTCCAGTCCCGTCTTGGTCCTGGAGGGCCACAGGAGCTGCACGTTGTCTTTGTGTCCCAGTGTATATTAATCAAAGCAATGCTGGGTAGAAAATCAGCCACCAGATTTATTTTTGTGGTTGTTGAAAAGACACTAAAATGTGATAACAACCAAGCTGTGCAAGAGCAGACATTTGCTGAATGGGTGAAAATATTTCCTGTGTCTTGTGCTATTGGAAACCCTGCTCTCCAGTACAATGCACAAAGCCTGCTGTTCACTGACCCTGTTCCATGTACATCTTTCTCTAAATGGACTGGAATGTTATACTCAGTGGTCATTTTCCTTCTTCCTGAGTGTAAGGCATGTGTTTAACAGCTGACAGTTTCTGCCCAAGGTGTCTTGTCAACTGAGTGGGTTCACATAAAAACCACACTTATCAATTGATGTGGGTTCAAACGACAGAAATACGTTTACGAGTGTCTATAAATGGACTCAGAAGCATTGGTTTAAGATGGTTTCATCCTGAAAACTAGTCTTATTTCCATTCTCTCTGTTTTCTCAGTATTCAGAGAACCTGGCTCAGAGAGGCGCTCAGGAAGACTCAAGATCCAGGAAACTTTCATTCCAGCGTCCTCGTGAGGCACTGTGGCAACAGCACAAGGTCAAAGATGCCGCATCACAGAGAAGTAACTGGAGACTGGAGTGTATAAACATACGGCA encodes the following:
- the LOC106602974 gene encoding ras-related protein Rab-1B translates to MNPEYDYLFKLLLIGDSGVGKSCLLLRFADDTYTESYISTIGVDFKIRTIELDGKTIKLQIWDTAGQERFRTITSSYYRGAHGIIVVYDVTDQESYNNIKQWLQEIDRYASENVNKLLVGNKCDLTTKKVVDYTTAKEFADSLSIPFLETSAKNATNVEQSFMTMAAEIKKRMGPGATTGGDKPNLKIDSTPVRQSGGGCC